A window of Megalops cyprinoides isolate fMegCyp1 chromosome 13, fMegCyp1.pri, whole genome shotgun sequence genomic DNA:
CTGTGTCAGTCTGCTCCACTGACTTactgtgctctgactgtgtcTCAGGTTGCAATTCCAACACCAATATAGCATCTTCTTGCTAGAGCGAAACGCTCCCAACTGGTCAGTCCAAGAAAGCCAAATTTCACAGAGTGGATGTCAGAGATCCACTCTAAATGTGCACATAGGTATCCATGCCCATGCATGAATTTGTGCATGCCTGTGAGCATGCTCAAACGTAGTGTCTGCCTCACCAAAGATTTACCTGAGGAGCCAAGAAATGAAGTCCCAAACACACTAACATTGCATCTtagaggacagagagaacaaacTGAAGCTAGGCTGTAGAAAAGATAGAGTATGTTTTCCAAACCATGTGATCACTTTCTGTTTTATACATAAGTAGCAAAAATAGGTAGACGCCTGGTTTTAATCATGTTTTGGATTCTTGGATCATTTACCAATAAGCACCatattgttgtgttttatttgtaaatacatttaaaaaactcaTCATCTAAAATGGATTGAAAAAAAGCATGGAACTTTGGATAAAATATGGAAACTATgctacttttttttacatttgcatcaATACTACTCTAACATGTTCTAAAACTAAATTTTCTAACTCTGTATACTAAATTAAAACATCTTGTtttaacatatttcaaaataataaagacTTTAATTCCTCCCACTGGTAATTTTCATCTATCATCCAGATGTTTattgcagctgcagttgtgaTGTAAAACTCTAAAAGGTGTGTGATAACTTTAGTGTGCGTAATACAGTCCAGTCAAACTATGTACCTCAAAGCTGGTAGGACTGGAAATACAGCTTAACTGGTTTCTCCATGGACAGAACTGAGGAATGTCCCAACAATATGCAAACAGCAAAACTTCATCAATCATCAGATGGCTTCAGTTTTTGTTATGTGAATGATTGGCTGGTTAGATTTATTCTAATTGTGACTGAGGCCTGTATTGCATAGTAAGGCATAACAGGGTAAATAGtgagaacaaataaaaatcccTAAGTCTTAAGAAGTCTTGCTTGTTCTCTCTACTTTCACATTGTGCACTTTCATTTTAGAGGGACCTCTGTATTTTTGAGATCTGTTAAGCTCCgacacagaacattttttgcAGTCCAATAATCAAAGTCATATCACTATGCcagaaaacacaacattcaAATACAAACCCTCTACAGGGCAAATCATAAGGCCTAATCTGATCACTTATGATTATCGCAAATGATTCCTTACTATGTATTTGAATAGAGACTGACCAGTGGAAGGACATAATGTATGTTATTCCTGAATAATTTTCCACGTTTTAATCCCATTTAACAGTCCATGTTAGTTGTGTGTAGTTTATGTTGCACAAAAGCCTTTTGCAGTTCTGTTAAAGTCTTTTGGCTCTTCATCGTGACTTTTGCGACTTATCAACCCCATTTCAAACACGGACCCTATTTTTGTGAGCGGTCTTGAGGCAGCCTCCCTCAGCTTTCTTGCGTCAAACCTTGGGCTGTAAAGCAGGATTGGCAGACGATGGACAAACGCTGGAACCTCTGTAGGTGTATCCTTCACTGTATCTTGTCTCTCAGATTCTGTTTTGTTAGCATTGATCTGCTGTAAGATGTTCTCTTCAGTGGAGAACATTTGGAACAGGACAGCATCCCACATCTTAACAGCCCTAGTGATATCCTTGTCCTTGGTTTTTATCTGACTGTCAGACTCCTTGCTGGCCTCCGTGGGTGCCTTTTCAAGCTTCTCCTTTTCGCCCTGCTGAGTGTCATCGGGGCTTTCTTTCTTGGACTTGGGCTCAGGCTCTGGGAATTTGGGCTCCTCAGGTTCCACAACCATGTGCTGCTTGAGCCGCGACCAGCCGCTGAGTTTGGATTTCATGCCCTTTGGTTTCTGTATCACTTTCAGCAGAGGTTCTGCTTTTGGGAACGCGTCCTCGTCCTTCTGAACCGGCTTCTCCGCTGCTGATGGTGCAGCCGCTGCCCCTGCCTGGGCAGACAGTTTCTGCTGCGAAGCATCTTCCTTTATGTGCACCGCATCTTCTTTTGCAGTTTTGTCCCCTTCTTTCTGGTCTTTGCTTAGCTGAGTGGGAGGCAGGACCCCATTCACTGTAGTGGGTGTAGATTCAGTAACAGAGGcttgagagagggaggtgggagtTGAGATCTCAGAGGCAGGGGTTTCAGTTGTGGCTGCTTGCAAAGGGGGTGTTTTGGATTTGATAATTTGCTGCAGAATTCCTGTCTTACTCACAGTTTGACTTGTTGCTGCTTTTGCACTACTTACATCCCTAACAGGTGTTTTCACCCTTGTAAATGGGTACACTGGCGTGGGCTTCCCACTTGTCTCAGGAATTGGAGTTGTGGCCTTAATTTCCAAAGTTTCGGCTGATGGCGTGCTGGAGGTTTGCACTTCTGAAGGAAACGTTTCCACTCTCTGAACTTCAGGTGTCTTAGGTTTTGGTACTTGAGTATTTGGTGATTTAGCTCTTTGTGCTGGTGTTTTAGGTTTCTGTACCTCAATCACTGGTGTTTTGGGCATTTCTGCCTGGAGTGCTTGCCCATTATCTTTAGTGGGTGTTTTTGGTCTTAGGCTTTTGGATGAATCTGATGGAATTTCAGAGCTTTGAGGTACAGGGTGTTCCACTGTGGGCATCTCAGATGTTGGTATTTTGCTTGGAGAGGTTTTGGTTTCCTCTGGCTCTTTAGAGGTTAAGCCAGGTACATCTTGCAGATGAGTGGATACTGTAGATACTCCATAGGCAGGCGTTTTAGACCTTGGTATTTCATtaggtgggggtgtgggtgcaTCATGTACTGGTGTCTTCAGTCTAGAGGTTGCATAAGGGGGTGAGTAACTCTGGATTCCACCATGAGCAACATATGCAGCTGGTGTCAATCCATAATATGTTGATTTGGTTTTAGGTTTCGGGGCCTCATATGTTGGTGTTGTTGACCTTTGATACCCTAATGCTCCATATGTGGGAGTCTTTGGTCTTTGAGACCCAAATGAAGAGGATGCAGGTTTTGGGGCCTCATATGTTGGAGTCTTTGGCTTTTGATACCCAAATGGAGCTGATGGTGCAATGGCTTCATCAGTAGAAGTCTTCAAACTAGTGCCTTCACTTGAAGGACTCTTGGATGTTGGAGCCTCATTCATAGGAGTCTTGGGTGTTGATGCTTCAGAGGATGTTTTCACTGTTACATTTTCCAAAGTAGCCACATTCAATGGAGGCAGACCATTTGGTGTTTTAGCGTCAAAATCGTCAGACTGAGGAATTTTTGATTGTTCCTTTGAAGCAGTGTCTTCCAGGTTGGATGTTTTCAGACTTCCTGCTTCAGCTGTAGGTGTTTTAGCAGCAACAGTACCAGAAGTGGGTGTTTtgggtctctctccctctgtattgGCTGTGGACTGTGTAGAGACTGTTACAGGAGAATAAGGTGCGAATAATAGTGGGTTAGGTCTTGATATTTCAAAAACAGGTGTTTTTGCTCTGGGAACTTGGTATGATGGTGTCTTTGGCCGCCCAGAAGGAGTAACTGCCAGTCGAACCTCAAATGTAGGTGTTGTTCCTCTTTTCACCTCAGATGTAGGTGTTGACCCCCTTTTCACCTCAGCTGTAGGTGTTCTAACCCTTTTGACCTCATATGTAGGTGTTGTCCCCCTTTTCACCTCAGATGTAGGTGTTGTAACCCTTTTCATCACTTCAAATGTAGGGGTTGTACCTCTTTTCACCTCCGATGTGGGTGTTGTAACTCTTTTTACCTCAT
This region includes:
- the LOC118788058 gene encoding mucin-17-like, with translation MLMAVSYSSASQPSLQSHQYPPPLLPKPGKDNARLQKLLKKTAKKKAAAQATQAPVPFRSSLSPVSEASPDLEHSDHSTPPKTPETPIYGSSLYPRFNIRPVYQHSPSPYPHQRSTVYSKIGRFSPQSYSVPVPSYRQVIPLFSYTPPTSPGLSQAQVPASVSTQAVGSPPLAPSASPPIVSPPGPASVKPTVPQQDVETGTTSAVSSSITLPLKAESSETGRQDGTLAGPKIISPQIIITDTTKSKKPMFEVPQIRIYTSKATFYEMSKSPLYYGTPSATAPRSKTPTYELRSKTPTFEVRRVITPTSEVNRGTTPTSEVARGTTPTSEVKRGTTPTSQVKRGTTPTSEVTRSKTPTFEVKRVTTPTSELKRVTTPTYEVKRVTTPTSELKRVTTPTYEVKRVTTPTSESRRVTTPTYEVKRVTTPTSEVKRGTTPTFEVMKRVTTPTSEVKRGTTPTYEVKRVRTPTAEVKRGSTPTSEVKRGTTPTFEVRLAVTPSGRPKTPSYQVPRAKTPVFEISRPNPLLFAPYSPVTVSTQSTANTEGERPKTPTSGTVAAKTPTAEAGSLKTSNLEDTASKEQSKIPQSDDFDAKTPNGLPPLNVATLENVTVKTSSEASTPKTPMNEAPTSKSPSSEGTSLKTSTDEAIAPSAPFGYQKPKTPTYEAPKPASSSFGSQRPKTPTYGALGYQRSTTPTYEAPKPKTKSTYYGLTPAAYVAHGGIQSYSPPYATSRLKTPVHDAPTPPPNEIPRSKTPAYGVSTVSTHLQDVPGLTSKEPEETKTSPSKIPTSEMPTVEHPVPQSSEIPSDSSKSLRPKTPTKDNGQALQAEMPKTPVIEVQKPKTPAQRAKSPNTQVPKPKTPEVQRVETFPSEVQTSSTPSAETLEIKATTPIPETSGKPTPVYPFTRVKTPVRDVSSAKAATSQTVSKTGILQQIIKSKTPPLQAATTETPASEISTPTSLSQASVTESTPTTVNGVLPPTQLSKDQKEGDKTAKEDAVHIKEDASQQKLSAQAGAAAAPSAAEKPVQKDEDAFPKAEPLLKVIQKPKGMKSKLSGWSRLKQHMVVEPEEPKFPEPEPKSKKESPDDTQQGEKEKLEKAPTEASKESDSQIKTKDKDITRAVKMWDAVLFQMFSTEENILQQINANKTESERQDTVKDTPTEVPAFVHRLPILLYSPRFDARKLREAASRPLTKIGSVFEMGLISRKSHDEEPKDFNRTAKGFCAT